Genomic window (Chryseobacterium sp. H1D6B):
CCTGTTCTGCATTTTTACTCAATGGGGAAAAGTGACAATATTAAAAAAGTGGCAGGAGAACTCTTTTAAATACTGTAATCAATAAAAATAAAAAGAAGCCTTACTAAAATTAGTAAGGCTTCTTTTTATTTTTATTGATTTAGAAAATTGACTAATTTTATTAGATCTTCTTCTTTACTGAACTTTATTTTGTTAGCCTTGAAAAAAGTAGTTAAGTCTTCTTTTCTTTCAGGTAGCTGTTCAATAATATCCTTCTGATTTTTAGGATTTTTTATAATTCCTTTATCTGTTTTAATATAATATACAGGATCTAGTGTTTTAAAAGTTGCCGCCTTTTCGGTTGCATAAGAATTCTGTGCAGGAACAATGTCTATAAAATTTGTTTTAATCTTTTTATAAAGAGAGTTTTTGCCGTTTACAAGTTCAAAAAAGTAACCCTCTAAGCCATTTGTATCTATCAGAACGATGGTCTGCTTTGGTGATAAAATTTCAATTCTTGAAAATTGAGCAGTATTGGGAAGAACTTGTGTTTTTCCATCTTTCTGAAATTCTACTTCATCCTTGAAACTGTTATATCTTACCGGTGCTTTCTCATAATTATCAGCAAGTTTTGCTAAGCTGAAGTTTTTAGTTAAATAAGGCGATCCTAAAATTTCATCATAAGTCAATGCTCTTCCTGCTTCTGCAGAATTTACTTTGTAGTAAATCTGGCTGTTTGGCCCGTTTACTCTAACGGTGTTCTGCGCATAAATAGTACTCGATGATACTATTAATAATATAGCTAAAATTATTTTTTTCATGTCTTATTACTAATTTTTTAAAAAATTTAATGTCAAAAATACAAATATTCTTCTGAAATATTGATAAAATATTTCTATAAAATGGGATGTCTTTCAAAAGTTCTATTTTTGTCAAATATATAACGGTAAGTTACTAGTTTTCTTGTTAATGTGGTATCAAGATTTTCTGCAATTTTTATCATTTTAGGATTAAAATCTCCTATCCACTGGAGCTCCGTAACAGTAAAGTCTGTGTGTTTTCTGATATGCTGTGTCCCTTCCCAGATCATATATCCTTCAATCCCTTTTTTCTGCCATTCCGGGACAACGCCAAAAACAAGACCTACCATTTTTTCGTTCTTATTAAATTTCTTGTACCACAAAAATTTTAATTTTTGAATAATCCCGAATTTCCCATTAACATATTTAAACCATTGGTTCAGATCCGGAATATTGATCCACATCGCAATAGGTTTTTCATTTTCATAGACAAACCATGAGATATGTTCATTAATGATAGGTTTCATGGTATTGAACATCGTTAGAACTTTATCCTCTTCCATTCTTTTGCCCTCACCATGCGAAGTCCAGGCTTTATTATAAATTTCCGTGAAATCTTTAGCAAATTTAGAAAGATTATTCTTTCTCATTGGTACTGCAGAAATAACGGGATTTCTTTTGTGTTTTTGATGCATTACAGTAAAAGCTCTTGAAACTTCCGCAAAAATAGGTCTGGAAAAGCAGAACTGCTCGTAATAGGTTTTAAAACCATAGTTTTCAAAAAGCTTTTTATAATATGCCGGATTGTAGTTCATTCCGTATAAAGGTTCGGCAGTGCCGTCAATAAGAAGTCCCCAGAACTTATCCCTTTCTCCAAAGCTTATAGGGCCGTCCATAGCTTCCATTCCTCTTTCCTGAAGCCATTCTTTACAAAAATCAAAAATAAAATTGGCTGTTTCCTGATCATTGATACAGTCGAAAAAGCCTATTCCTCCGGTCGGCTGGTTCTGCTTATAAAACTGATTCACGAAAACTGCTGTTTTTCCTATGGTCTTTTTATTCTTGTCTTTAAATAAAAACCGGCTGCATTCTCCATTCTTGAAAAATTTATTCTTTTTTGGATCAAAAACAGCTTCAAGATCTTTATCTAATGGTCTTATGTAGTTTTTGTCATGTTGGTAGAGTCTTCCTGGAAATTCTAAAAATTCCTTTTTCTGTGTTTCGTTTTGTACTTCTTCAGCAATAATCATAACTTTTATACAAATGAGATGGATAGGGTAATTTTTTGGTCTAAATTCAAATATACAAATAGATTTTATCCGTATTTTTGCTGCAAATTAAATAAAAATGGTTGATTTTACGGATAACGACGATGATATTTTCACTGGAAAAGAACATACGCCTATAAGGGAAGATGCTTTTGATAAATCGCCACAGGAAAAGATAGAAAAGATTACAGAACTCTTTGGAGAGATCATGGAAACTCTAGGATTAGACATGACAGATGATTCTCTCAAAGACTCTCCACAAAGAGTTGCGAAAATGTATGTAAATGAGATTTTTGGCGGACTTCTTCCTGAAAATAAGCCTGGAATTTCTACTTTTTCTAATAAATATAAATACAGCCAGATGCTGGTGGAAAAAGATATCACTGTATATTCTTTTTGTGAACACCACTTTCTGCCGATTATTGGGAGAGCCCACGTTGCTTATATCTCAAACGGTGAGGTGATCGGCCTTTCAAAAATTAATAGAATCGTAGACTATTATGCAAAAAGACCACAAGTACAGGAAAGATTAACAATGCAGATCGTAAATGCTTTGAAAGAAGCTCTTGGTACAAAAAATGTGGCATGTATCATAGATGCTAAACATCTTTGTGTAAATTGCAGAGGAATTAAAGATACGGCAAGTTCAACTATTACAGCAGAATTAAGCGGAATTTTCAAAACCAATCCTATTACCAGACAAGAATTTCTGCATTATGTAGGAAGTCATGCGAAATTTGATTAAATTGAAACTAGAATGAATTACCAGATTCTTAAAAATATTGTTGAACAAGAAGTACTGAGGTTTGAAAAGATTTCTGATGAAGACTGGAGCTTCAGGCCTTCCCCCGAAAAATGGTCCAAAAAAGAAATTTTGGGTCATCTGTGCGACAGTGCACTTACCAATATCAGAAGATTTGTGGTTACTCAGTATAAAGAGAATGAAAATATTGTATACGATCAGGATTGTTGGGTGAAAGCTCAGAATTATCAGAATATTCCGGTTCTAGAAGTTATTAATCTTTGGAAGTTTTTGAATATTCAGATCGTATATACAGTAGAAAATATTCCGGATGAAGCTTTAAAAAGAATTTGTGATACAACAAAGGTCAAGCCCCAGAGCCTCACGCTAAAGTTTATTATTCAAGATTATA
Coding sequences:
- the folE gene encoding GTP cyclohydrolase I FolE, which produces MVDFTDNDDDIFTGKEHTPIREDAFDKSPQEKIEKITELFGEIMETLGLDMTDDSLKDSPQRVAKMYVNEIFGGLLPENKPGISTFSNKYKYSQMLVEKDITVYSFCEHHFLPIIGRAHVAYISNGEVIGLSKINRIVDYYAKRPQVQERLTMQIVNALKEALGTKNVACIIDAKHLCVNCRGIKDTASSTITAELSGIFKTNPITRQEFLHYVGSHAKFD
- a CDS encoding DinB family protein, encoding MNYQILKNIVEQEVLRFEKISDEDWSFRPSPEKWSKKEILGHLCDSALTNIRRFVVTQYKENENIVYDQDCWVKAQNYQNIPVLEVINLWKFLNIQIVYTVENIPDEALKRICDTTKVKPQSLTLKFIIQDYIDHLQYHLKAI